In one Cloacibacillus porcorum genomic region, the following are encoded:
- a CDS encoding ATP phosphoribosyltransferase regulatory subunit produces MMNRNPKGCNNIGGAIAANMEYCRGAAMHLFSLYGYHPFSPAEFQLVEDVWSKISPARARRLIPMMSPLGEPCVLRGDLTLSAVAYLGSHHARSERPLRLSYADRVFAVPLPPKYNLEENQVGVELIGWEDSGADAETAGLLLRTLDLLSIERSALVLGDVSVLAGILGGLPESCAGKLIEALQERAYTKYNALLDGFELSEDKTRLLRRLPTLKGDVAVLGEAMGLFDDPSVLMPLKRLCDSLCKLGYAERLRVDLSFVRDLGYYSGPIYNAYSAADGVLLGGGGRYDGLLAKEGIEGQAAGFALNLKELAAHCASPAPAPLMMLWGGGCDNSEALRYADALSKKDTAFELSWTKDREESLSTASLRGYKWWIDLGGRKVTLLPRGGEISLNKFESEVLSC; encoded by the coding sequence ATGATGAACAGAAATCCGAAGGGGTGTAATAACATTGGCGGAGCGATCGCGGCCAATATGGAGTATTGCAGGGGTGCGGCGATGCATCTTTTTTCCCTTTACGGATACCATCCTTTCAGCCCCGCGGAGTTTCAGCTGGTTGAGGATGTGTGGAGCAAGATTTCACCGGCGCGCGCGCGCCGGCTCATTCCGATGATGTCGCCGCTCGGCGAGCCCTGCGTGCTGCGCGGCGACCTTACGCTCTCGGCGGTCGCCTATCTCGGCAGCCACCACGCGCGCAGCGAAAGGCCGCTGCGCCTCTCATACGCCGACCGGGTCTTTGCCGTGCCGCTGCCTCCGAAGTACAACCTTGAGGAGAATCAGGTCGGCGTCGAGCTGATCGGCTGGGAGGACTCCGGAGCCGACGCGGAGACGGCGGGCCTGCTTCTGCGCACGCTCGACCTGCTGAGTATCGAGCGTTCGGCGCTGGTGCTTGGCGACGTCTCCGTACTTGCCGGCATCCTCGGCGGGCTTCCCGAAAGCTGCGCGGGAAAACTTATCGAGGCTCTGCAGGAAAGGGCTTACACAAAATATAACGCGCTGCTTGACGGATTCGAACTTTCGGAAGATAAGACGCGTCTGCTTCGGCGGCTGCCCACGCTAAAGGGTGACGTTGCGGTGCTGGGCGAGGCGATGGGTCTGTTTGACGATCCCTCGGTGCTGATGCCGCTTAAACGTCTCTGCGACAGCCTCTGTAAGCTCGGCTACGCGGAGCGGCTGCGTGTTGACCTGAGCTTTGTGCGTGATCTCGGCTACTACAGCGGCCCTATCTACAACGCCTATTCGGCGGCGGACGGCGTCCTGCTAGGCGGCGGCGGCCGTTATGACGGGCTGCTCGCGAAAGAGGGGATCGAGGGACAGGCCGCTGGCTTCGCGCTTAACCTGAAGGAGCTTGCCGCGCACTGCGCCTCTCCCGCCCCCGCGCCGCTGATGATGCTCTGGGGCGGCGGCTGCGATAATTCGGAGGCGCTGCGCTACGCGGACGCGCTTTCAAAGAAGGATACCGCCTTTGAGCTGAGCTGGACGAAAGACAGGGAGGAATCTCTTTCGACGGCCTCTCTGCGCGGATACAAATGGTGGATCGACCTGGGCGGCAGAAAGGTGACTCTGCTTCCCCGCGGCGGTGAAATATCATTGAACAAGTTTGAATCGGAGGTACTCTCATGCTGA